The Desulfobulbaceae bacterium DNA window TGGAAGGTCGTTCGACCCGACATGTTCAAGGACTGGCCACAGCGCTTGAACAGCAGATGAGTCGTAAAAGACTGACCAACGCCAAGGCAGAAGGACTTGAAGAAGGACAGTGGGTTCTTCTTGATTTTGGCGATGTTATCGTCCATATCTTTTACCACGAAGCAAGGCAGGTTTATGACCTTGAGGGATTATGGCACGATGCACCTCGCGTTGACCTGACAAGCCTTGCCACCAGCACAGAGGGAAAAAATCTATGACCAAAGCGACTCCGGTGATGCTGATTGTTTTAGATGGATGGGGGGTTGGCGAAAAGACATCGACCAATGCA harbors:
- the rsfS gene encoding ribosome silencing factor, giving the protein MKKRKPAFVEKSPLELATMLYNVALDKKGENIVVLDVQKISGFTDYFLIMEGRSTRHVQGLATALEQQMSRKRLTNAKAEGLEEGQWVLLDFGDVIVHIFYHEARQVYDLEGLWHDAPRVDLTSLATSTEGKNL